Proteins encoded within one genomic window of Arachis ipaensis cultivar K30076 chromosome B08, Araip1.1, whole genome shotgun sequence:
- the LOC107610467 gene encoding glutamate formimidoyltransferase-like isoform X1, translated as MRCLPHVPILHPPHPSDASSIHKPMLKSMLGCCKVYISESRNKTALESIEKAASLFPKAPIINKFEDVDYNRVGYTLVSEFEESEPSLSSSSSCQLTCAVLAMVKAAFDAIDFGLHSGTHPRLGVVDHICFHPLAGASLDQAATAARSLATKTGSTLQVPTFLYGAAHEEGRTLDSIRRTLGYFKPNANQNRWIGGPTSHTLPLNPNSGPAQVTPAKGVLIIGATNWVDNYNVPLLSSDISAVHRIAKLVSGRGGGLPSVQAMALAHGEGVIEVACNLLDPNKVGGEQVQNKVECLAKEEGISVGKGYFTDFSQEEIIQKYLELFKERN; from the exons ATGCGGTGCCTGCCTCACGTGCCCATTCTTCATCCACCGCACCCTTCGGATGCTTCATCCATTCATAAACCA atgtTGAAGTCCATGCTTGGATGCTGCAAAGTATACATATCAGAGAGCAGAAACAAGACTGCATTAGAATCTATTGAAAAAGCTGCAAGTCTTTTTCCAAAGGCTCCCATAATCAACAAGTTTGAGGATGTGGACTACAACAGAGTTGGTTACACTCTTGTCTCTGAGTTTGAGGAATCAGAGCCATCAttgtcgtcatcatcatcatgtcaATTGACATGTGCTGTGCTTGCAATGGTGAAGGCTGCATTTGATGCAATTGACTTTGGATTGCACAGTGGAACTCATCCTAGGCTTGGTGTTGTGGACCACATTTGTTTTCACCCCTTGGCTGGTGCTTCCTTGGACCAAGCAGCTACGGCTGCTCGCTCCTTGGCTACGAAAACAGGCTCTACCCTGCAAG TACCTACTTTTCTATATGGAGCAGCACATGAAGAAGGGAGGACGCTTGATTCAATCCGAAGAACACTTGGTTATTTCAAGCCAAATGCTAATCAAAACAGATGGATTGGGGGGCCAACATCACACACTTTGCCCCTGAATCCAAACAGTGGTCCTGCTCAAGTGACTCCAGCTAAAGGTGTTTTGATCATTGGAGCAACGAATTGGGTTGATAATTACAATGTCCCTCTATTATCTTCTGATATTAGTGCTGTTCATAGAATTGCGAAACTTGTTAGCGGAAGAGGTGGTGGGCTTCCTTCTGTACAGGCCATGGCACTTGCACATGGTGAAGGTGTCATTGAGGTAGCCTGTAACTTGTTGGATCCGAATAAAGTTGGTGGAGAACAAGTACAAAATAAAGTTGAGTGCCTTGCAAAGGAAGAAGGTATTTCTGTGGGAAAGGGATACTTCACAGACTTCTCGCAAGAAGaaattattcaaaaatatttGGAGCTGTTTAAGGAGAGAAATTGA
- the LOC107610467 gene encoding glutamate formimidoyltransferase-like isoform X2 has translation MLPKLMPMLKSMLGCCKVYISESRNKTALESIEKAASLFPKAPIINKFEDVDYNRVGYTLVSEFEESEPSLSSSSSCQLTCAVLAMVKAAFDAIDFGLHSGTHPRLGVVDHICFHPLAGASLDQAATAARSLATKTGSTLQVPTFLYGAAHEEGRTLDSIRRTLGYFKPNANQNRWIGGPTSHTLPLNPNSGPAQVTPAKGVLIIGATNWVDNYNVPLLSSDISAVHRIAKLVSGRGGGLPSVQAMALAHGEGVIEVACNLLDPNKVGGEQVQNKVECLAKEEGISVGKGYFTDFSQEEIIQKYLELFKERN, from the exons ATGCTACCAAAATTAATGCCT atgtTGAAGTCCATGCTTGGATGCTGCAAAGTATACATATCAGAGAGCAGAAACAAGACTGCATTAGAATCTATTGAAAAAGCTGCAAGTCTTTTTCCAAAGGCTCCCATAATCAACAAGTTTGAGGATGTGGACTACAACAGAGTTGGTTACACTCTTGTCTCTGAGTTTGAGGAATCAGAGCCATCAttgtcgtcatcatcatcatgtcaATTGACATGTGCTGTGCTTGCAATGGTGAAGGCTGCATTTGATGCAATTGACTTTGGATTGCACAGTGGAACTCATCCTAGGCTTGGTGTTGTGGACCACATTTGTTTTCACCCCTTGGCTGGTGCTTCCTTGGACCAAGCAGCTACGGCTGCTCGCTCCTTGGCTACGAAAACAGGCTCTACCCTGCAAG TACCTACTTTTCTATATGGAGCAGCACATGAAGAAGGGAGGACGCTTGATTCAATCCGAAGAACACTTGGTTATTTCAAGCCAAATGCTAATCAAAACAGATGGATTGGGGGGCCAACATCACACACTTTGCCCCTGAATCCAAACAGTGGTCCTGCTCAAGTGACTCCAGCTAAAGGTGTTTTGATCATTGGAGCAACGAATTGGGTTGATAATTACAATGTCCCTCTATTATCTTCTGATATTAGTGCTGTTCATAGAATTGCGAAACTTGTTAGCGGAAGAGGTGGTGGGCTTCCTTCTGTACAGGCCATGGCACTTGCACATGGTGAAGGTGTCATTGAGGTAGCCTGTAACTTGTTGGATCCGAATAAAGTTGGTGGAGAACAAGTACAAAATAAAGTTGAGTGCCTTGCAAAGGAAGAAGGTATTTCTGTGGGAAAGGGATACTTCACAGACTTCTCGCAAGAAGaaattattcaaaaatatttGGAGCTGTTTAAGGAGAGAAATTGA